The following are encoded in a window of Qipengyuania soli genomic DNA:
- a CDS encoding DNA topoisomerase IB — translation MTKLIYVDDDLPGISRKRAGKGWAYYDPQGKLIGDAEEKRRLNAIALPPAYVDAWFCPAPNGHILATGIDAKGRKQYRYHPDFRAQRESEKFDSCIAFGNLLPLVRKRVETDLAGRELTFERAVASVVRLLDLGAIRVGNEGYAQQNKSFGATTLRRRHAEVTGKTLRLKYKGKSGQMREVVLSDGSLARVVRKMQDLPGQNVFKYVDDDGEVHSVDSGDVNAYLEETMGHRFTAKNFRTWHASVMGFECLRTGEGKLPMKELLDCVAGKLGNTPAVTRKSYIHPAVIDLVDRQEEWRADLDLPRATKWLTREERGLLDLLEQAPSAIELLAA, via the coding sequence ATGACGAAGCTGATCTATGTCGACGACGACCTTCCCGGAATCTCCCGCAAGCGAGCGGGCAAGGGCTGGGCGTATTATGATCCGCAAGGGAAGCTGATCGGCGATGCGGAGGAGAAGCGCCGGCTCAATGCAATCGCGCTTCCGCCGGCGTATGTGGATGCGTGGTTCTGCCCGGCGCCCAACGGCCATATCCTCGCAACCGGGATCGATGCGAAGGGCCGCAAGCAGTACCGCTATCACCCCGACTTTCGCGCCCAGCGGGAGAGCGAGAAGTTCGACAGCTGCATCGCGTTCGGCAATCTGCTGCCGCTCGTGCGCAAGCGGGTCGAAACCGATCTCGCCGGGCGCGAACTGACGTTTGAACGCGCGGTTGCGAGCGTGGTCCGCCTGCTCGATCTTGGCGCCATCCGTGTCGGGAATGAAGGCTATGCGCAGCAGAACAAGAGTTTCGGTGCAACGACCCTGCGGCGCCGCCATGCCGAGGTGACCGGCAAGACCCTCCGGCTCAAATACAAGGGCAAGTCTGGCCAGATGCGCGAAGTCGTTCTTTCAGATGGCAGCCTGGCGCGGGTGGTGCGCAAGATGCAGGACCTCCCAGGGCAGAACGTCTTTAAATATGTCGACGACGACGGCGAGGTCCATTCGGTCGATTCCGGTGACGTGAACGCCTATCTTGAAGAGACCATGGGCCACCGCTTCACGGCGAAGAATTTCCGGACCTGGCATGCCAGCGTGATGGGTTTCGAATGCCTGCGAACGGGCGAAGGCAAGCTGCCGATGAAGGAACTGCTCGATTGCGTCGCGGGCAAGCTGGGCAATACGCCCGCAGTGACCCGCAAGAGCTACATCCATCCTGCGGTCATCGACCTCGTTGATCGTCAGGAAGAATGGCGCGCGGATCTTGATCTTCCCAGAGCGACCAAGTGGCTGACACGAGAGGAGCGCGGTCTTCTCGACCTTCTGGAACAAGCACCGAGCGCAATCGAGCTTCTGGCAGCCTGA
- a CDS encoding sensor histidine kinase codes for MQRLAQFDVSRQFLSRRGKLAAQVIFGGLCATAMIGLRSVFDMWAPTSGPFALIYPTVLLATLYGHWRAGLTAFLTTFMWAWYFILPEADSFYFSDPTDPPRVMLNAACALILLFFAEVFRRAAHSTVEQIRLDADRRLTLLTELEHRTKNNFALVASMLEIQKRRLGNPELHGPLEDAAGRVRTFADAYSSLAMEQAHDSDVAMKPYLDVLLDRIERAAIPDNVTLSREIDRISLPREAAVAVGLYLNEAVSNCLKYAFPEERRGNIGVFFTVIDGDWRLTIEDNGVGVDAVPSVDGGLGSSLMSAFAQQAGATHVSGPALHGYRSEMATCKSSVA; via the coding sequence ATGCAACGCCTTGCTCAATTCGATGTAAGCCGTCAGTTTCTTTCACGCAGGGGAAAGCTGGCGGCGCAGGTCATATTCGGCGGCCTCTGCGCAACCGCAATGATTGGTCTGCGCTCCGTTTTCGACATGTGGGCGCCAACATCGGGGCCCTTTGCACTTATCTATCCGACAGTCTTGCTTGCGACACTATACGGACACTGGAGGGCGGGGCTCACGGCTTTCCTCACGACGTTCATGTGGGCCTGGTATTTCATCCTGCCCGAAGCGGATTCCTTCTATTTTTCCGATCCGACCGACCCGCCAAGGGTAATGCTCAATGCTGCCTGTGCGTTGATCCTGCTTTTCTTCGCCGAGGTGTTTCGCCGGGCCGCCCACAGCACTGTCGAGCAGATCCGATTGGATGCCGACCGACGTCTTACCTTACTGACGGAACTCGAACACCGGACGAAGAACAACTTCGCGCTCGTCGCCAGCATGCTTGAAATCCAGAAGCGGCGTCTGGGAAATCCCGAGCTTCATGGTCCCCTGGAAGATGCCGCAGGTCGCGTTAGAACCTTTGCCGACGCCTATTCGAGCCTTGCGATGGAGCAGGCTCACGACAGCGACGTCGCGATGAAACCTTACCTCGACGTCCTGCTCGATCGTATCGAGCGCGCTGCAATTCCCGACAACGTGACCCTTTCACGCGAGATTGATCGCATCTCTCTGCCACGGGAAGCGGCCGTCGCGGTCGGGCTTTATCTCAACGAGGCGGTATCGAATTGCCTCAAGTATGCATTCCCCGAGGAGCGCCGTGGCAACATTGGGGTCTTCTTCACCGTAATCGACGGTGACTGGCGACTTACCATCGAAGACAACGGGGTGGGGGTGGATGCCGTGCCCAGCGTCGATGGTGGTTTGGGGTCGAGCCTGATGTCTGCATTCGCGCAGCAAGCAGGGGCAACCCATGTTTCGGGTCCGGCTCTGCATGGCTATCGTAGTGAAATGGCGACCTGCAAGAGTTCTGTTGCCTAA
- a CDS encoding NAD(+) synthase, whose amino-acid sequence MAEAATHRFYDLHTHGFVRLATATPRVRTADVAYNAEGIIEQARTAAERGVDLLLYPELALSSYALDDLHLQTALLDMVDRQLARIARETCELAPVLVFGAPLRRNGRIYNCAIVMARGDVLGVVPKSFLPNYREYYEKRWFAHGRECIGLTIDAGGAEVPFGTDLVFAAQDMPGFAFGIEICEDFWSPNPPGTLAALAGATILLNPSASNITIGKSDERHLLSRASSSRAVCAYAYSASGHGESTTDLAWDGQGMIYEMGDLLVESARFDLEPELCVVDVDTQRIIAERLRMGTFNDAAEAAGRPEDWFRRVEFAHGASGGDRGLVRPIRRFPFVPNRAHKLDEDCYEAFNIQVDALMRRIESTKAKSLVIGISGGLDSTHALLVCAKACDRLGRPRTDIRGYTMPGFATSEGTKSNAWKLMKAFGITADEIDIKPAARQMLEDIEHPFSDGEPVYDTTFENVQAGLRTDYLFRLSGHHGGFVIGTGDLSELALGWCTYGVGDQMSHYGVNAGVPKTLIQYLIRWTIATGQFDEGVDAVLADILDTEISPELVPADASGKIQSTESIIGPYELNDFFLHHIIRWGQKPSHVAFLAWHAWKDAKSGLWPIDFPEGAKNEYDLSTIAKWLENFLKRFFGFSQFKRSALPNGPKVSAGGALSPRGDWRAPSDAVADVWLAELAASLPPEGKA is encoded by the coding sequence ATGGCCGAAGCCGCCACACATCGCTTTTATGATTTGCACACGCACGGGTTCGTTCGGTTAGCCACTGCCACCCCGCGGGTGCGGACAGCGGACGTCGCCTATAATGCCGAGGGTATCATCGAGCAGGCACGGACCGCGGCAGAGCGCGGTGTCGACCTGCTGCTTTATCCGGAACTGGCGCTGTCTTCCTACGCACTCGACGACCTGCACTTGCAGACAGCGCTACTCGACATGGTCGACAGGCAACTGGCCCGGATTGCGCGGGAAACATGCGAACTAGCGCCGGTGCTGGTTTTCGGAGCGCCGCTGCGCCGCAATGGGCGCATCTACAATTGCGCGATTGTGATGGCGCGCGGCGATGTGCTTGGCGTCGTGCCGAAAAGTTTCCTGCCGAATTATCGCGAATATTATGAGAAGCGCTGGTTTGCCCATGGTCGCGAATGCATCGGGCTGACCATCGATGCCGGCGGTGCCGAGGTTCCGTTCGGCACCGATCTCGTCTTTGCCGCGCAGGACATGCCGGGCTTCGCCTTCGGTATCGAGATTTGCGAGGACTTCTGGTCGCCCAATCCCCCAGGAACGCTGGCAGCGCTGGCCGGGGCGACGATCCTGCTCAATCCGTCTGCATCGAACATCACCATCGGCAAGTCGGACGAACGCCACCTTCTCAGCCGTGCCAGTTCCAGCCGCGCGGTCTGCGCCTACGCCTATTCCGCCAGCGGGCACGGCGAGAGCACGACCGACCTCGCCTGGGACGGGCAGGGGATGATCTACGAAATGGGTGACTTGCTGGTCGAAAGCGCCCGCTTCGATCTCGAGCCCGAATTGTGCGTGGTCGATGTCGACACGCAGCGCATCATCGCCGAGCGGCTGCGTATGGGGACATTCAACGACGCGGCCGAGGCTGCAGGTCGGCCGGAGGACTGGTTCCGCCGCGTCGAGTTTGCACATGGCGCTTCGGGCGGAGACAGGGGCCTGGTACGTCCCATCCGCCGCTTTCCCTTCGTGCCCAATCGCGCGCACAAGCTGGACGAGGATTGCTACGAAGCATTCAACATCCAGGTCGATGCCCTGATGCGGCGGATCGAGTCGACGAAGGCGAAGTCGCTGGTCATCGGCATTTCGGGCGGGCTCGACAGCACGCATGCCCTGCTCGTCTGCGCCAAGGCCTGCGACAGGCTCGGTCGCCCACGCACCGACATCCGCGGCTACACGATGCCCGGCTTCGCGACCTCGGAAGGAACCAAATCCAATGCCTGGAAACTGATGAAGGCGTTCGGCATCACGGCCGACGAAATCGACATCAAGCCCGCCGCGAGACAGATGCTTGAGGACATCGAGCACCCGTTCTCCGACGGCGAACCGGTCTATGACACGACGTTCGAGAACGTGCAGGCTGGGCTGCGCACAGACTACCTTTTCCGGCTGTCGGGCCATCATGGCGGTTTCGTTATCGGGACCGGTGACTTGAGCGAGCTGGCGCTTGGATGGTGCACATACGGTGTTGGCGACCAGATGAGCCATTACGGCGTCAATGCCGGCGTGCCCAAGACACTGATCCAGTACCTCATCCGCTGGACCATTGCGACGGGCCAGTTCGACGAGGGGGTCGATGCCGTACTGGCCGACATTCTCGACACCGAGATCAGCCCCGAGCTCGTCCCCGCCGATGCCAGCGGAAAAATCCAGAGCACTGAATCGATCATCGGTCCCTATGAGCTCAACGACTTCTTCCTCCACCACATCATCCGCTGGGGACAGAAGCCGAGCCATGTCGCCTTCCTTGCCTGGCATGCCTGGAAGGACGCGAAGTCGGGTCTCTGGCCCATCGATTTTCCCGAAGGTGCGAAGAACGAATACGACCTTTCGACCATCGCGAAATGGCTCGAGAATTTCCTCAAGCGCTTCTTCGGGTTCAGCCAGTTCAAGCGCAGCGCCTTGCCCAATGGTCCGAAAGTGTCCGCTGGCGGGGCGCTAAGCCCCAGGGGCGACTGGCGCGCACCTAGCGATGCCGTAG